The following is a genomic window from Camelus dromedarius isolate mCamDro1 chromosome 21, mCamDro1.pat, whole genome shotgun sequence.
AACCAGGAAGCAGGTGGCCTGTCCCTGCCCACTGGCCTCCTCTCCCCTGGGCCATTGCCTGCATGTCCTTGGCCTGGTGTCCCCGTGGCCTCGTTCTGACCTCTTCCTTGTCGCTTGTGAAACTGAGAACCCGGGTCTTGATGTTTGTCTGctgagggaggtgaggggagcGAAGGACAGTGACTGGGCTGGGGGCCCAGAGGGTCCAGGGTCAGGGTGTGGTGGGCAGGAGACTGAGAAAGGCCCGGAGGGGTTGCCACAGGCACCTCCCCCCCAACTCCTCGTGGATTGGATGCAGAATGTGTTCTGAGTCAGCTAGTCTTCAATACGCCATGGAAAGGAACCCCTTGTGAAAGTGAGTTTGGGAAATGGGACCCTCCCTTAGAGGAAGACGGCACAAGGCAGCAGCGGAATCTGTTCAACTTGGTCTAACCCAGTTCCGCAAACTATTTAACTGTCGGTGACCGAGAACCTGGGGCTCCCTCCTTCCTGGGGCTGATCTGAGCCTTGAATGGGAGGCATTTGCTCTGCCTTGGGTGCCAAGAGGCGGTGACTCCTACGTGGAAAGGAGCTCTGAGTCGCCCCACGGATGGAGACAAAGGTGGGGTGACTGGTGAGCCTTGACTTGTAGGAAGTTGTCCCCTTCCTCACAGCTGCCCCCCCCCCAGCCCGCAACCAGTGCCCCCAGAGTCAGGGCCGCAGTGCGAGTGGCACATGGGGAGGGGCCTCGTTGGAGCCGGAGTCATGGGGGCAGGCGTCCTGGTCCATGGAACGCCATGAGCTTGCAGGTGGCCCGCGGCCGTCCTCCACCTGCTCTGACAGACCCGGGACCTGCCGAGCCTCCAGCTGGTGGGGAGCGGGTGtagagggagggggcagaggtggTCCCACAAACTGTTGTCATCACTCCAAAAGCCCAGTAGATGTTGTACACTTACCCGAAATGAGAGAAGTAAAGTTTCTCTGTGTTCGCCCGGACTTCCAGCAAGTCCGAGTGTTACTCAGAAGACTATGAAGCTGACTTATCTCTTTGATTAGGCTCAAAATCGGAAGTCTGCCAATAACACAGCGATGTCAGCGCACATCCGTCTGAGGGGCTGCGGTGGCCGAGGCGGTGGCTCCGTGTCCTGCCTGGGCAGCCGTGCCCTCCCATCTCCTCTCGGACCCACTGGGGAACTCCCAGCACCTCGGCCCACTTCCCGGGGAATCCTGCTCAAGCTGGGATTGGAAGACTGGGCTGCACAGGGCccctctctgccttcctgtgTCCACCTCACACCCAGCTTTCCCCTCCTGGGAGAACCGCAGGTTTCAGgagtgagcagggagggaggaagggcagacgCAGTTCCTCGTAGGCCAAGAAGTGAGGGCGGCGGGAGGTGGCCAGAGTCCTTGGCCCTTCCAGCCTGCCTCCCGGCTACCTCTGCCCTGGAGCAGTGAGTCCTCCCACCCACAGCCTTGTCCCTTTGGGCCGCCCCATGCCCCGCAGCTGAGATGCCAATATTTGGGTCCTTCTGGTGGTAGTGCAGCAGTGGGGGTCGATGTCCCCagtctcccctctctcctctgtagAGGGTGAGGAGCGGGAGCTGCTTGGGGAGGGGCGCACAtgtcccctgggccctgggccatcGGCACAGCCCGGGGGCTGGCGTCGCTGCGCACgcagagggagcagaggcagTCCCACTCACTCGTGTTTAGGTGCCCTTGTGTGCGCGGTACTGGGTTAAAGAGTTTGGAGGAAGCAGCGAACAAGCTGGCCTGTCTGTTGCTCAGATTCTGGGCAGCTTTCAGACCCAGGCCTGCTTCTGGGGTTTCCTGATGCCATGGCCCTCCGGAGGCAGCTCGCTTTCCTGTCCTTGGGCGGTCGTCTCCCCCTCGGCCTTGGGGATCTTCTCCCCCAGCCTCGCGGGGAATGGTGCCCCCAAGACAACTGTGTGGGCCCTTCtcgagggcagggagggagggagacagttTGAGCTCAAGGAAAACCTGCGAGCTCGGGGATGAGAGCCCAGCGCCCAGTGCCCAGCGCCCCTCTGGGAGAACACCAGTGCCTTCAGAAGGCCGGGCCCCTCTTCTTGAGGACAGGACTCCAGGCCCCTCTGTCCCTGTGGCCCTACTGCAGGCTAGGCCACAGCTGCTCTTGCCAGGCTGTCTACTTGTGCGGAGCGGCAGCAGAGGCAGTGTCTCCACACATCTAGGACCAGAAAGGGCAGGGGGGCTGTCACCCTGCTGCCAGCTGAGGGCTGCTCTGCTCTCAGAGACGGGCTGCAGGTGCCCCGTTAGCCAGCTCCCCCTCGCCACCTTTAAGTTACAGACCTTCCATGAATTTAGTTTTGAGTAAGCAGTCCGTTCACATGATTCAGAGGCCGTGTGTCTTTTCCCACGTCCCAGCCCTCACCGGTTCTGCCTCCGGGGTCTTCAGGCACAGCCAGACAGATGCACCTGTGTTCTCATCCTTCTCCCTCCAAAGAGCCTGCCTGCCACAGTTCTGCTCTGCTTGGCACACCTGCTGATTAGCTAACATCATTTGTAAAACATTTGGCTTTCCCCAGTTATGCAGACACACCATGCCTGTGATTCGTCCCCTTCTCTCGGACATTTGGGTGTCTCAATCTTTGCTCTTACAAAGAGCACTGCCACGAGCCCTCTTGGAACGAGGCCCCCCCGCACGTGTAAGCACATCTGCAGACGTCTTCCCGGAAGTGGGCCAAGGGTGGCTTCTGAGTGTTGGGATCTTTTCTTTACCTGGAGGCGTCTGTGTACCTGTAACCTCTGCCCTCAGGTGCCCTCCCAGTGTGTCCTCTgccccagctcccaggctggTGGCCCTGTTTCCTTTCAGCCTGTCCATGGGCAGTGTCCTCAGAGACTGAGTGAGAACTTATCTGACCAGCCGGGTCATAGGTCAAAGGTCAACTGATGGGCTGATCCCTTAGGCCAGGCCCATCTCCTGGCGCAGTGCAAGGATGGCCATGTGTAGGGTCCTGCTGGACAAGGCGTGGCTGCCCCCAGGGGACAGTGGACATGGCGGGGAGGGTCCAGCAGAGGGGACCTGCTGGTTTCACGGACTGCCGTATCTTCAATCTTTTTCACAAAGAAGGTGTTCAGTTAATtcctgttggggaaaaaaaaaacagaattaagaaaGTAATACATCTccgaattgtagaatagataaacaagattatactgtatagcacagggaaatgtacacaagatcttgtggtggctcacagagaaaaaaatgcgacaagaaatatatatatgttcatgtatgactgaaaaattgtgctctacactggaatttgacacaacattgtaaaatgattataaatcaatagaaaatgttaaaaaaaaaatacatcttcgAAGACCTGAGTTTAATCCACAGCTAAACCACCTACTAGTTGAGTGAATTCTGTCGGATTAATCACCCTGAGTCTTATCTTGCCCAcgtgtaaaatgggagtaataatctCAAACTCAAAAATCGTgaagataattttgaaataacacaCAGAATGTGCCCAGTCCATTATCTGGTCTCTGTGGGATAAATGAATCAGCAGAGATGGAGACACCTAAGCAGACCTCGCCCTGAAGAGGATGCCGGCCAGGAGGTGGGGTCGCAGAGCAGCAGACGCCTCTTGTCTGAAGGGGCCCATCCTGTCCCCGAGATCGGCCACTCAACTCAGCTGCCCGGCCGGTCATCACAGCCCCCTCGAAGGAAAGCAGGCTGGCAGCGGTGGCGTCCCCGACCCTCTTCTTTCTAATAGCTCCTCCCTGGGACACCACAGCGGCCGAAGCCCCACCCCGTGGTGCCCTCTCCTTGGGCCGGGCTGCCCTGCTGCTCTAGCCGCCGCTGGCCTTTCTCCTTCCGGGAGCTCCAGGCCCAGAGTGGGCCGCGACCCAGGCTTCTTAGCTTGTTGTCTTTGCCACAGTAACTGGTCCCAGGATGGGCTCCCATCACCAGTGCTTCTGGAGACAGCAGTCGGGAAGCCCGACTGGACTTCCATTCATGAGCCAACAGTGGGTTTGCCCCGGGGAGTGTTAGAGCCCTGTCACTCGTCCCGAGGAGGAGCCAGAGAGACCCCtcgctgcctcccccacccacgGCACCCAAGTAACCCCGCTGACCTGTCAGCTCCTGGGGGAGAGGGCGTGTGTGAATGGGGTTTCGGCAGACAAGGAGCGTGGTTGGGATGGGCTatcaggtggggagaggggtcccTGGGCAAGAGAGTGCgtgctggaggaggggaaaggctgggcagggggagatGAGGAGGTAACTGAAGTTAAGCCGACACCTGCAGGCCCTGCCCTCAGACCTCACGGGTGGCTTTGGCATCACAGAACCGCTGGGCGTCGCACTGGGACGCACCTTAGAGCACGAAGCCTCTCCTCGTCTTGCGGAGGGGGGTGCTGATGGGGGGGTGGCCCGTCAACCCAGGGCCACTCTGGGGCCTCAGGGGACAGATGTGCACACGTCAGAAGTGTCCGCAGTCGTTACGAGTGGTTCTGGAGTCACAGGCCTGGGCTTGACTCCCAGATCTACCGGTGGCAGCCAGGGGGTCTGGGGTCCTGCTAACTTCTCTGTGTCGTCACCAGCAGAGTAGAAATAGCAACAGCACCCGCACTCTGAAGGTTACCGGGAAGAGTAGAGATTTTTCGTGTAGAGCTGagcttggtgcctggcacacagtacgCGCTTGAGAAGTGTTAGCTGTTATCATGACTTTATTCAAAAATGAGGACGCTCTGAGCTGTCTTCCCGCCCAGCCTTGAGAATGCTTGAGATGGAAAAGGAGGGCACCGGGGAGGTGGGCATGAAGCCCATGGGGCAGTGGGTCccagggggccctggggagggagggagaagccccGCACACACAGAGGTCAGTGGGGAGCCATCAGGAAAGGGAGAGCCGGGTGTCCCCCAAAGGGACCACCTCACCACCTGACCCTATCTAGGGAAAACCCAGACACTGACTCCCCCCAGAAGCTGCCTCTGATGGGAAGTCTGGGGGAAGATAGCCCTGCAGACATCTTGTGAAGTACAGAGTTGCAGGTCCTGGTTAAAGGACACAGGCAGTGGGAGGAAGGGGTCTAGTctggtgggagggggtggagggtgaggcAAGCACCAGAGGGGAGAAAccctgcccaggagtgggagggggcagggaggaagacTCACTGGACAGCCCGTTACCAATGGAGgctgagggctggaggggagggtgctcTCTGGGGGCCACTTGCTGAAAAGCAAGGAGGAAGTGGACTGTGTTCCCCAGCAGAGCACACCTGCGCCCGTCCCTGGCCTCTTCTGGTCCCTCCAGGCTTCCCTGTGTGGGATCTCAGCTGCCCGGCAGCTGGCCAGGCGGGGGCCGCACACACTTGGCTGGAGAAGCAGCTCTATTTGCAGGTGCTGAATTCCCGCAGCAGCCAAGGGGCAGACGGCTGAGACACCACAAGGTGGGTAGTACAATCTGTCCTCACCTGGGGGCCTTTAGGGAGCTGACCAGTGACGTAAATCACAGGCAGGGAAAgctccaaaaaaaattaacaaaagggCACATACCTTAACCCACTGTGTCAAGCCTTCTGAAAACCTAGAGTCCTGGAAATGAGGTGGTCACTGaactgtctctccagctgtctgCACCATGCCTGTCACTCACTGTCTGAGCGATGCCGGTGAGCTGGCAAAGTAAGCAGACAGCTGCAAGCACTTCAGCACTCTTACTGCACAGCTCTCTGGCCAGTTTGCTCCCAGACACACATTCAATATAAACACACactcaaaattaaataattatttatttttcaggtttaaaagttgaaatacatatatacaagctaaataaaacaaactaagCTCAGAGAACCAATGCATGGCAGAACATACAAATACACAAGGTCTGTTTTTTAGGATACAAAAATGGTAATGTCATCAAATACAGAGAAACGTTCCAGAAATGTAGGCACATTGGACCATCTTGGCAAAGACTATATTGACTAAGATGGCCCAGGACAAACCCTCTGAACATCGGGGCAGAATTTCTTTCCTGTGCCTCCCAGCTGCCTGGCTCTCCTCTTCTGCACTGCGCCGCGCCCCTCCGCATGTCCTGCCTCGCGCAGATCTTCAGGCATTCCTTCCTCATCAGCCTAAAAAGGAGCGGACAGGAAATACTAAGAGTTCACACCAGCACCAGGTGGACAGCAGCGTGCTGTACACGACCTCCAGGACGTGTGTCCTCTGGGGTGTGACGTTCTCTCCAAGAACATCCTCCTCAGTCTCCTACGTGGTTTAATTGTCCGCTCTTTCACACGCAGCATGAGCCGCTACTGCACTGAGTCAGGAGCACGGTGCAGCTCAGGGAGAGCCAGAGCGCGCCCACCTGCTCCTGGACTCCAGATGTTGTTATAGGAGGAAACTCCGTAAGCATAAACCGGGGaagtttttccttctcccttcttccatGACGGTCCCTTCCctcccgcccccccaccccgcccctccacACTTCTGCAAATGGTCCCTTCTCAGTTAAAACAGGCCAGCGCGCCACCCTGGGGCGCAGCACAGACCATGCAGCAGCACTGGGGCTGTGCGGACGCTGTACCTCCTGCCTCTGTCTCGCGTGCTTCTCCGTCCACTGCCTGGCATTCTGGAGGAAGACCGGCTTATTATACTTGAATTCTGAGGACTGAGATGAAACCAGGGTCAGTGGAGAGAAAAGTGACCGGTCACTGAGGCCGCTCCCCTTCCCACCGTGCGGAGACGGGGTGAGGGGAACGTGGctgcggcggggcgggggctctTACGATGTCGGCCATGAGTGGGTCATCGGGGTTGGGCTCCGACATGAGCTGCTGAACAGAAGTCAGCACGGCCGCAATGTTGAGGGACGGTCTCCAGGCGCCCtgaacagacagacagacgggcAGTGGCTCTTGTGTTACTAAGAATGTGCTTCTTGGCACAGGTTTTACAGACGGAGACCACAAAGAGCGAAGGGTCAACCCTCTATCCACCACTCACTTTTGGTGGCAGTTTGAGAACATCTAGGCAAATCCTTCCTGCAGAATCAATGTTTGGGTGGTAGATTGGTGTCAGAAATCGGACCTGAGGAGGTTCAAAGGGATACCTTTGAAAGCACAGGAGAACAGACTTCTTACTAAAATACTGCTTCTTAGTACACATGAACAGCTTGCTGGTGGCTGATCAGGAAGATAGCCTTTCCCCTAATTTTTATCATGgaaatttataaatagaaaagttGAGATCATAGTTTTGAAAACCCTCTACATCCATCACTTGGATCAAGTCACTTCACCCTCTAAACACTTCAGCATCTCCTGAGAATACGGTCACTCTCCCGTGTAACTGCAAAACTACCAGTCAAcctataaaatattcaaaatttctcCCAATATCATCTGCTATTCCAATTTCCTCAACtatcccaattttttttttttttttacagagaggCTTTGGAAACCAGGATCCAGTTCTGATTTATACACTGCATTTGGTTATTACATCTCTTCAGAGAGACACAAACCTTGGAAAGTCTCGGTCTGTTTGCAGAACTGGTGTGCCCCGTGACTAAGCCACTTCTCCCAGTGCTTTAACCAGTTTGGCCAGGGTCCACACATCACAAACTGCACAGCTGCAGCTCACCTGAAGAATGCCTTCAGGACACCTGGGTCAGAGGGGCCTTATGACAGAGATAGAAAGACGGGCTGCTAGGTGCCGGGGAGGGCTTGGGAGCTGACCAGGTGTGGGTGGGGCTTCAGCTGGGGAAGACGAGGCAGctctggagatggacagtggggatgtgcttaatgccactgaactgtcaCTTCAAGTGGTTTAAATGgtcatttttatgtgtattttactacaatgaAAAGGGGGGGGGACTTCAGATGTGATCTAGCCcagttttaagagaaagaaactgaactCCTGTGATATAAAATAATCTGCCCCCctccacaaaacaaacaaacaaaaaaacttacctaaggtcacatTAAGTCAGGATAAGACCAGGATTAAAATCCAGGTCCTTTAACACCTGCATTTAACACTCAACTCCATCACTCTGTCTTCCAATAACTATGCTTTCCCCTGGAAATTCAGAATATAATTCACACTGACCTCTCAGGAATGTTAACTTCCAGCTTGAAAACACCTTTTTCATAAGGTGTGTTGGTCTCACctaatatttctttaaagaaaaaaaaaaaaaaaaaaaagaaaaagttaagaagGGGATCAGATGATCTGCATTACCAAACCATATGGACAGAATGCAGTCTGTGGTCCTAAGGGAGAAGCTGGCTCTGGGACAGTAACTCTCTCAGGCTTTGCAGGTCCTCACACAGTGTACAGTGCACCCCAAGCTGGTGTCAAACAAAGAACATACAGACGATCAGCACAGAAGGTGGGAGACACCGCCCACAGACCATATCCAAGCTGCAGGTCTGCTTGGTTTGGACGGCAGGATTCTCATCATTTGCGTTTCCTGTCTGGCCTCGCAGACATCTGAGATGGTGATCTTTGGTCTAAACACTGCTTCAGAGCTGATACCCGAATCCTGGCTACAAATCAGCAAAAGTAGTAAAAGGCCAAAGACGAAATATCATGAAACCCTTTCTAGACGTAAACAAGTCAGGCAGAAAGGTGGCAGGGCCATCTTTTCCCTGCAGCTGTCCCCTACTTCAGAACAATACACAAATGTTCAAATTTCAGCATAACCTCCGACAGGGGTGTGACATCTCTGCCGCGGTGTGACACCTACGAGCTCGCAGGTCGTCCATCCGGTCAGCATCCTGCCAGCACGTGATGCCCGGGGGTGGCTCTGTGGCCAGCAGGCTCAGCTCTCTCTTCAGACGGGACGCTCTCTGCATGGTCCCCAAGGAGAAGGACTCACACGTGGCTACGGCTGGAACTCCCTAGGGAGAGAAGCGGCCACCACGGAAGCGTCAGCAGCAGTGACTGGGGTTTTTAGCGCGTGGTTTCAGTTTAGGGAAGGACAGAGAGGGTCCTCATATTAATCTCTACTCTGAGGAGGGGGTCTGAGACCCTTTCATTCCCTTCTGGTGATCTCTTCGAGCTAGTTGTCCAGCACCCTGATCCTAGTGCCAGCACCCTACCTCGACAACTTGTCTAACAGAACAGAACCcgtaagaactgagcatgtggtgctCCTGCACACTCCACGTCCCAAGCCTGGACCAGGGGTGTCACATAAAATACAAGAgccccagttaaatttgaatttcaaaaaaataacatgaatttgTAGTATAAGTATGTTCccacaaaggaaaaagaacagaatattagTGAGCTGTAGAATAACATTAAACAGATTTAAGTGGGgcatggtggggagggcagaaaaCACTAAGACACCTCCTAATTAAACTGCAGAGAACCAGggataaaaagttaaaagcatcaagggggtggggaggcattTTACATACAGAGGACAGAGATAAAAATGCAGCAGACATTTCCTCAGAAACATCGTATGCCAGAAAACAGTGGAGcctctttaaaatacaaaaagagaaaaactgtagACTAATAATTCTGCATTGGCAAAAATTaaggagataaaatggaaaaagaattctaagaataaatctttgtgactttgcaTTGTGCAAACTCTTCTTacacatgacaccaaaagcacaagagacaaaagaaaaaataaactggatttcatcaaaCTTCAAAGCTTGTGTGCTTCAAAGAACAccatgaagaaagagaggaaaatccATAGTAGGAAAGAAAATACTCACAAATCATACTTGATAAGGGACTTACCTGTATCCAGGACATATAAATAACTCaatgataaaaagacaaataacccaattgaaaatggacaaaggatctgaatagatgcTTCTCCACAGAAGATGCACAGATGACTAACAAGCACATGAGAAGGTGCCCAACATCACTAGTCGCCAGGAAACTCAAATCAGAACCACACTGAGATACAGCTTCACAACCACCAGGACAGCTATAACCAAAGAGACAGTGtctaagtgttggtgaggacgtggagacaCAAATCCCCACCCACTGCTGCTGAGAAAGCAACATGATGCAGCTGCTTAGGGAAACAGTCTGCCCGTTCCTCAAAATGGTTAACAAGGAGTGCCTTGTGACCCTGTAATTCTATCCTGGGTACACaatcaagagaactgaaaacctaCCGACATGAAAATCTGTacgtgaatgttcacagcagcactattcctaacagccccaaaatggaaacaacccaaatgcctgtCAACCAAAGAACGGAGAACCTAACAAACCAGGGTATGTCCATACCACGGGGTATcgttcagcaataaaaagaaagtgattcaccagttccatttctgggaACAAATCCAAAGGAAACACAAACTCCAAGAGCTGTCTGCACCCTCATGTTCAGGGcagtactgtttacaatagccaagacatggaaacatgcaTCGATGCGTAAGGCTAAAGAAGCTGTGCCACATacccacaatggaatattattcagccataaaaacgaggAAATCCCACCACTGGTAACAACAGCAATGGACCTTGAAGGCTCtatgctcagtgaagtaagccagacaaagacaaacactgtatgatctcacttatacgtggaaaGGTCATCTTTCCAAGCAAGGCCTTCTACAGAAGCAGTGTCTTGACAGGGTCACCACATTTCTGGATCTGGTTCTCAGTTCTACAGCCTAAAAACCCAATTTGGCAGTAAACCTACAGTTGACAGGGCTTTGATGTACCAATTCATGTCAAACCcacaaagacttaaacattaatTAAAAGGTCAACTTATTAATTTGAAAGCTACGGTAAAATGTTTAATTCCTCACCTTCTCTCCCAAAGTCATTTCTATTTGGAAAACTAATTATAATCAGATTACCTGGTGAGCATGGATTGTCACTAGCTGCACGGTTGTAATTCATTATAATCATAACTTAAATTGAGGCATCTATCTTAACCCCGGGGACATATTTACAGGTGACTAAATTTGTGTGTTGGTTGGGTCAAGACATGCCCCTCAGTTGTGTAGCGAAGACAGAATGGGCCTTTGATTAGGGCCTTCTAATCGCCAGGCTGTTGCTCCCCCACAGTTAACACACTCTTTCGGAAGTATTTAAATAGAATTAATAATACTACAGGCAAATTAACACATTAAATAGACTCAGTCACACTACAACAGTCTTTCATGTAAATTACTCTTTAAGCTACTTCCGGATTTCCTCAGCCACACCTTTAAGAACGGCACCTCCTGGATCTGGTCACCCCACTAGGTGATTAAGCACACCTTTGTATACAGACCCTTACTACCTTTTCCTCAGTAAGCAGACACGGAGACCCTCAAAGTCAGTAAAGCAAATTTGCACCAGTAATAATGTGCACCTTCACAGAAGGAGAGAACACAGCGGAAAGGCTGGTGAAGGGGTTAGAACAGGGAGAGAGCAGGTAAGCGATTTCTCTAACGGAAGCCACCAGACCCCAGTCTCACCACATTAACACAAATTGGCATACGGCTCTCCTTGGTTCAAAAACCATCAATTATTATTTTCTGGGTATTAAAGGTTCTTTGCAACGTATGCCCAACTCATGTTTCCAGCCGCATATCCAGTAACCCGGGCCCACAAACGTCTGCCCAGCCCCACTGACTTCCACCGCGGCCAACTCGCTCTGAGTTGTCCTTCACCCCGATGGCTTCTAGCACCAGGGCGGGTTCCCTGAGGGCAGGTCCCAGtcttttaaagttgttttaatCAACAATGCTTGCCTACTAGCAAGCAGCCCAGTACTAAGCTTGAAAAATTAACAAACGAAACGTGCATTTTGGGTTTCTcttcagggggaggtaattaggtttatttgtttattcttggagGTAGTGGgcatggaacccaggacctcctccatGCTAAGCACGcgttctgccactgagctgtaccctccccccgaaACGTGCGCtttggacacagaagagaaagatGGAAACAGAACAG
Proteins encoded in this region:
- the UBE2T gene encoding ubiquitin-conjugating enzyme E2 T, yielding MQRASRLKRELSLLATEPPPGITCWQDADRMDDLRAQILGETNTPYEKGVFKLEVNIPERYPFEPPQVRFLTPIYHPNIDSAGRICLDVLKLPPKGAWRPSLNIAAVLTSVQQLMSEPNPDDPLMADISSEFKYNKPVFLQNARQWTEKHARQRQEADEEGMPEDLREAGHAEGRGAVQKRRARQLGGTGKKFCPDVQRVCPGPS